TTATTCCCCCAAGTGGTCCGTCCAGCAGTGGGCAGCGCGATGCGCGCGTGGAACTGTGAACCGCCTGGTCCTGACCCACAGTTTGTACCAAGTGCCCCCGCCCAGCACCCTGTATGGAGCGACCCCACCCCGTATATGACAAGTGACCACACACAACCTTACCATGTTCAAGAAGATGCCATTCTTGGACAAGCACTTACTGACTATGAGGCAGACTTGTTTTTTAAAAGGAAAAGTAAGTATATTCTTCTATTTTTACTATTTCTTACTGTTTAAAGtctggtattttttatttggcttTAAGACTGAATTTATATTAGGCAACTAATTTCATGTAAGTAGCATTACATTGCTCCGTTTGATCGGCCATTTGTAACTGGCTCGGTAGCTGGCCGGCCCCGCAGTATAATGCTGGTTACATCAAATAAGTAAGGTTACATAAAGTAAGTAATAGTGTTAATATACGGCTAGAGTTtgtgacaaaataaataaaaacactatcacagctttcaaagtcaaagtcaaagtcaaaatatctttattcaatttaggctataacaaccacttatgaatgtcaaaaataaatctaCCACATGACGGGTAGATGCCTGGCATATGTTTAAGTCAGACATTTGATGGCTCATgacatttatttagttttcttattattttgtgaCTTTTAATGGATAAACTTTGTACAATATTGTGAACTGAGTGTTTGTAAACTATTTACCAACATTTTAGTGTAGTGATATTTAGTTATTCTAGTGTTATTAACTTTTTGGTTCGAGGGAGTATTGAACTAccctgttttttatttttttatcattttttaatattttaagacTGCAAAAGTGATTTAATTTTGGTTAAATATGGAgtctggtgatgatgatgagagcaATACAGCATTGAATATGGAAAATATGACTCAGGGGGATGTTAATAGGGTTATCTATGGGTCAGAATTAGAATGGGATAATGATGACATTGAAACAAACATGCAAAGTGAGAAGAGAAAGAGAAGGGAAAGTTATATCGAAGGTCAGGACCAGGACCCTTTTATCTTGGTAACGAGCGGAAGGAAGAGAAGAGATAGGAAAGAATCTCCTTCCAAGGAATTGCTCGAAGGACACCAGACAGAGCAAAATCAAGCCAGTTACATAGAAGTGTCCTTAAGCAGCAGGGAAACACTGCCTAAACAAATAGGAATGGCTAAGTTACTTAGAAGCGAGAATATTAAAGGTGTATCAAAAGTTACATATAAAAGCCCATATAAAATACTTCTGCGGTGCGAGGACAGTGAATCTGCAGACATGCTTACTAGTTGTTCTAACTTTATATCGAAAGGCTGGACCTGCCGTAGAACAAATGAAGTATCTCATACCTATGGTGTGGTGAAAGACGTTGATTTGGATATTGAAGATGACCAACTAAAGGGAGAGTTTCAAAGTAACATTACAATAACAGCTGCCAAGAGGCTGAATAGGAGGGATAGAGATGGCAAATGGGTAAGGAGTGAAAGAGTGCGATTGTGTTTTGTAGGCTCGAACTTGCCTCCATATGTGTTTTCATATGGACTGAGGTTGGAAGTTGAGCCGTACATATTCCCTGTGACACAATGCAGCAAGTGTTGGAGATTTGGACATATCAGAAACTTTTGCCCTTCTAGAAATTTTGTATGTCCAAAATGTGGAGGTGACCATGAAAATTGCGAGACCCTAGCATTTAAATGCGTCAACTGTAAAGGTGAACATATGGCTGTCCTAAAAAGTGTATGTCCAGCTTATCAAAGAGAGAAGAAAATAAGAGAGGAGATGGCCCAACATAACTGTACATACAAAGTGGCTTTTTCAAACATTAACAAGAGATCAACATCGCAAGGAAAAAGTGTAAATGAAGATCCTGATGCAAGTAGGGATGAAAGGATAGACCAGACAGATGAGACCATTCATCCTGGGGGATCTCGCACCTACAAGGAAGTCCTTGCAGCTAAAAAGCCGGTTAAGAAGAAGATGCAGGCCAAAAAAACCTCAAACAATTATTCAGGAGGAAAAAAGAGACAAGAACAAGTTACCGAAGACGGAATTGATTCAGATATGGAGGAAACAGCAAACTCAAACGGTCAGCCAACACAAGATAAGACAAACGATAAAAAAAGTGAGCAAAACGGTTTCTTTGAAAGATTCTGGAGAAAGATGCAAGAGATTCTATTTTCAAAAGATGATTGGATGGAAAAATTAATAAGGGCAATAAAGTATATACTAGAGGAGATCACAGTTTTTCTGAAAGAGCACATAAACATGGACATTCTGTTGGGACTTTTAAACTTCCAAAATAATGGACAGTCAACATAGAAATTCTATAGTAAACATTATCCAATGGAATGCTCGCAgcattaaaacaaaactaacagaatttgaaaacattttaatacaagataaGATTCACATAGGTGTCATATGTGAAACTTGGTTATCGGAAGATGATTGTATTAACCTgagcaattataatattttaagattAGATAGGCAGGATGCTTATGGAGGTGTGTGCATTTTTACGCACAAGTCAATAAAGATGCGACCATATACTTACGTTACTCCTAACCCAGACTTGGAGATCTTGATAATGAAAGTTGAGAATGTAAGTGGTCTTGAACATATTGTAGCAATCTACTGTCCTAATCCGCAAAGCATAAGGCAATGTGACTGGGATcatatattcaatttatttgatAAAGGAACCCTTATTTTAGGTGATATGAACACACATCATGCATTATGGTCCTACAAAACTGATGCAAAGGGTGAAATGTTATACAAAGCCATGTTTGAACATGATTTCATATGTCTTAACAGTGGAGCACATACTAGAATAAGATTGGCCAATGGTAATGTGCAAAAATCGTCACCAGATGTTTCCTTTGCTACAACCGACATTGCTCTGAGATGTGCGTGGTCAGTGTCGAACGAATGCTTGGGAAGTGATCACATcataatcaaattaagatttggGTATGAAAGATGCAAAATCCCGTACACGAAAAGAAACCTAAAAATGGCTAATTgggaaaaatataaagagaaatCCAAATTATTTTTCGACAAACAACAACGGCTTCCTAATGTGCAGCAAAGCTACGATGTTTTCATCTCTGGTGTCACGTCGTCCGCCGATGAAACAATTCCAAGTACGAAAATATGTCAGAATCCAACAAACAAATTTTCACCGAAACCATATTGGACTCCAGAAATGTCCAGGGCTGTGGCACACAGGCGACTAGCTTTGAAGAACTTTCGGAAAAATCCGACCCCTGATAATCTTAGGATTTTGCAACTTAAGATATCACAAGCGCAGAATCAAATAAGAAAAGGACGCTCGAAGGGATGGAGAGAGTTCTGCACTAGCATCAATACTGAGACTTCAGCTTCGGAAATGTGGAGGAAGATGAGGTGGATGAAGGGAAAGAAAGCAGGAAGTACCACAGCTGATCCTGTTAAAGCAGCACAACTTCTCCAGTCTTTAACACCAGACACAGTGCAGGAACCTCAACcgattttgaataataattgtaatacaATGTTAGAAAAGCCGATCACTATGTCCGAGcttaataattcaattaaacGGAAGGATACGGCACCAGGTGCTGACGATATATCATATTCCATGATTTACAATCTGTCTAAATCTGGTAAGGTAATGCTTTTATATATCTTCAACTTAATTCTTATGACTGGAGAGGTTCCTGCACAGTGGAAGATAATAAGGTTAGTTCCGATACCAAAACCGGGACAAGCAGATTCCTTGAGGCCCATTTCATTAATATCTTGCCCCTGTAAAATTTTCCACTACATTGTAATGAAAAGGCTGGAGTGGTTTGTTGAgcataaaaatcttttttcgcCCTCAACAATTGGGTTTAGAAGATCTAGATCAAGCCTGGATAATTTGGTACAATTAGTTTCTACTGTTCAACTAGCATTTTCTAATAAAGCACCAGTAGTGGCTTGCTTCCTTGACATTGAAAGTGCCTATAATAATGTAAACACAACTTTTTTGGTGAAGAAGTTGGAAAGTATCGGAGTAGGAAGGAAGATCTGCTATTATGTTTGGAACTTCTTGTCTGGTCGGGTACTCCAACTTCTTGCTATGGATGGTAATATCATGGAAAGATGTGCAAGCTTAGGACTGGCTCAAGGGGACCCTCTGTCCCCACTTCTTTTTAATATTGTAACAATGGATATATGCAAAAACTTAAATAATGTTTCAGCTTCGCAATATGCAGATGATTTTGTCTTATATAAGATGGTAGATAGAAGTTTAAATTCCGCTGTAGATGACATTAACACTAGTTTGGAAATAGTTACACAATTGTTGAATGAGATGGGATTATCGTTAtctgaaagaaaaacaaatatttgcgTATTCAACAGagccagaaaaaaaattgatgaGATAGAGGTCAGAGTAAATAATAACCTATTGAAACTAgttcaaaatgtaaaatatctCGGTATAAGTTTAGATTCTGCTCTCCGCTGGGGTTTGCATATCAGGGAAACATGTGCTAAAGCTTATAAGTaccttaatattttaaaagttcttgcgGGTGGTGCTTGGGGTGTTCATCCAACATACCTTAGGCAATTGTATATTTCGCTAGTAAGAAGCAGATGTGATTATGGCAGTTTTTTGTTCGATTCATGCGCTAGTGTTCATTTGCGCCGGCTGGACGTCCTGCAAAACTGTGCCCTAAGAGTCTGTGGGGGTTTTATTCGAAGTACGCCAAtacatgtgatgcagaatgaaCTATGCTTGCCGCCTCTGTCTGTTCGCAGACAGTGGCTGGCATCAAGGTACTGGCTAAGGGTTggttctgcatcacatggtgttGTGATCGATCTTTTGCAGCAGTTGTCTGACCGATGTGATTTGGGATACTTGCGCAACAAGACCAAGCCAATACTCATCACGGTGCACGATATGTTTAAGGGGTTGGAGATTCATAAAAGTAGTATACTAGATATGTATTCGGTAGGCATATGGGTTTCTTATGTTGATGTCAAATCATGTATAAAGTGTAATATTGATGATATCACCAGGCCAAAGCGACACATACCAACTGACGGTCTAAAACAAACTGTAATTAGAATGTTGGCGCAAGAGTACAGAGATTTTTACAAACTGTTTACCGACGGATCAAAAACTATTCATGGTGTTGGAGCCGCTTTCTTGGATACGCAAGTGAATTgttgtaaacaatataaattacatgCAGGACTTTGTATTATGAGAGCTGAACTGGTAGCTATGTACAAGGCATTAACATATGTGCAGGAAATCGGAAAAAACCAGGTTGTGATTCTATCAGATTCAAAGAGCGCGCTTCAACACCTGGCTCGGTGTACCTCGGGCACTCGAGGGATGCCGATAGCCTACGACATCTTAAAACTGGTGTACAAATTGCGCTCAGACGGTGTCCAGTTGGTCTTCCAATGGATACCATCTCATGTTGGGGTGGGAGGCAATGAAGAAGTTGATAGAGTGGCTAAGTTAGCAGTAACGGATGGTATGTGTCTCTTGGATAAACCTTATGGTGCTGAGTTAATGCAATTAGCCAGGGAGAAGTGTTTTGCAAAATGGCAAGAAATGTTCAGTATTGTATCCACAACTAAGGGCATTTGGTACGGCACCATAGAGAGTAAAATCTTCAAAGTACCCTGGTTTGATAATTCCAGCCTCCCCAGGGATCTTCTCGTGTGGGCTTTTCGTGTGCGgtctggtcacattccactgaacagttttttgaatttgatgagagttgtgcaatcacctttgtgtataggttgtaataagactgaagacctaaTTCACTTTCTgttggaatgtgatcagaataaggacatcagagacaggtatttggatggtatgggcttgttcaatggaggtgtaaatgtaattctgagtcgaccgctttcagaggaggcgatgctgatttacaggttcattagacaggcctttgcatccagagacgtggctTCAGTGCAACGGAGAGCGTGAaatttgtagtgtggtgtatataactgaggctccccatgaggctgacatagtcacatttggtgtactaaagcctcgttaaaatactagattaaaaaaaataaatctaccacCTTTGTCACAGTTTTATTAGTACTACCAGTTTTTTTAAGTTAGCACATTCTAGTTGatgtacattttaaattatttgagaggtaaaataaaatactccCAAACTCGCCTTTGTGCATGTGTTAATATTTGTCCATTActtgttttttacatttttactatAAAGCGCTTATATATATTTGTCCAGACATGCCCTGCCCTGACGCGAATGTACCCCATGGGGCAATGTTAGACACGGGCAACACCCGCGCCTGGGAGCCCCGCAGCGGCTGCTGGGGCGAGGGGGGCTGGCCCCGGTACTCACAGGTGTGGACCAACCAGCACGAAGAATGGTTTGAAGGTTAGTTTAATTGATGCGCAGACTAGCTGTGCCAGCAAATTTGTATCAGAAGTTCTGTGATGTTGGTTTGCGAGAGGGAGAAGCGGGAACGAACAGGCCGaagcatttttttctaaaaagtagcttatgacACTCCTTATACCATCAGCTACCTGCCAGTTAAAATTTCGTTAGAATCGGAGATTATGTACCCAAAACAATTAGTTAGACACCATAGTACCTAAAAGAAACACTGTTTTATTATTAGCGATACGTAATTCGTTTAGAATTGATTAAAAGCTGCTATTTTTACATTATAACATTTGCTCACATCAAATTTCGAGTTCAACCGTCAGCTGAAGCGAGTGAAATAGGAATTGTAAGATTTGTAACGAACATGCTATCACACATACCAACAATAAAGATAAAcagaagcttgtaaaaacaaactAATTTACACCTTTCAATGTGATTCGCCCCCTCAGAAATATGCGACATCCCAGAAGAAGCGATAGAAGCGATAGAGGCTCTCGAAGTGGCACAAGtggaggcggcggcggcggcgggcgcgggagcgggagcgggagcgggcgCGGACGCGGTCGACTGCGCGCGCGCACACTGCCTGCTCGCGGAGCCGGAGCCGGAGCTGGAGCGCGCCGCCGACTGGCGAGGGAGCGCCGCTTCCCTCGACAAGGTGCCTCCGCGCTCATCCTCCCTCACCCACCTCGCCCAATGACACACGTCCGACTGAAACTGGAACGAAGGCCGCGTCGTCTTAAGTCGCAGTCGCCATCTCTCTACCTGCATCCTACACCATGTGGTATAAAGAGACGGTGATAACCTaacgaacaaaaagttggaactttgtgatttcaaagttcaatatctgaaaaacggctaaacatattttgatgaaacatgtctaagaaccatcgctagaaaacctgatttcaaataaaaaaaccgcattcaaatcgatccacccgtttaagaggcagacagacagacacatagcggtctaacttataatacccctctctTTTCGTCGGGGGTTGCGTCTCAGCTCTGGCCTATGAAGAtcaattttttaacccccgacgtttttgcgagaggggtgttataagtttgaccgctatgtgtgtctgtggcaccgtagctcttaaacgggtggaccgatttgaatgcgtgttttttttatttaaaagcaggttttctagcaatgaaaatgaaaagatttattcgggacacacacatataaataatagatggcaatggttcttagaccatgttttatcaaaatcggttcattcgtttttgagatattgaactttgaagtgataatgtCGGGgcttttccaacattttgttggttagtttattGAACCACGTATCTCGCTGTTCCGTTCACGCTTACAATATGAAAGGCACATTTCGTCCGTAAAGGAAGCCAAAACTTATTTTGACTCTTACATTGAAAATTTTAGTGAGGTACATAACATGTTAACATCTGTATATTAAACTAAGAATTGTATCCAAGATTTGATGACAGGGCAGTCATGATAAAAGCATAATTATTCGTTTTTTAAACTTtctatttttaatgtatgaagaGACTGGTTTCCAAACCAAATGTAACCGGTTTAGGGtgcgttttcaccagagctGCACGGGGAAgccgtttccactagagctgtgctgtgcaag
This sequence is a window from Choristoneura fumiferana chromosome 10, NRCan_CFum_1, whole genome shotgun sequence. Protein-coding genes within it:
- the LOC141432280 gene encoding uncharacterized protein codes for the protein MESGDDDESNTALNMENMTQGDVNRVIYGSELEWDNDDIETNMQSEKRKRRESYIEGQDQDPFILVTSGRKRRDRKESPSKELLEGHQTEQNQASYIEVSLSSRETLPKQIGMAKLLRSENIKGVSKVTYKSPYKILLRCEDSESADMLTSCSNFISKGWTCRRTNEVSHTYGVVKDVDLDIEDDQLKGEFQSNITITAAKRLNRRDRDGKWVRSERVRLCFVGSNLPPYVFSYGLRLEVEPYIFPVTQCSKCWRFGHIRNFCPSRNFVCPKCGGDHENCETLAFKCVNCKGEHMAVLKSVCPAYQREKKIREEMAQHNCTYKVAFSNINKRSTSQGKSVNEDPDASRDERIDQTDETIHPGGSRTYKEVLAAKKPVKKKMQAKKTSNNYSGGKKRQEQVTEDGIDSDMEETANSNGQPTQDKTNDKKSEQNGFFERFWRKMQEILFSKDDWMEKLIRAIKYILEEITVFLKEHINMDILLGLLNFQNNGQST